The proteins below come from a single Mucilaginibacter mali genomic window:
- a CDS encoding Crp/Fnr family transcriptional regulator yields MNSAADFIHRLNRTKTLSLKLSNLLMEAFRINRFEAQETFLSPGNHASCIYFIESGLVRGAIEGPVEKLSTWFKRDGDIIVPHGLVNQQPSEEYISAVFKTTLIALPFKNLQKISETVPEAMELMILLMAETASELHYREKLLRIPTAKDRYSYLNANEDFILKRVPQYLVASYLNVTKETFSRLHKGLPY; encoded by the coding sequence ATGAATAGTGCCGCTGATTTTATACACCGCCTGAACCGTACAAAAACACTTTCATTAAAACTTTCTAATTTATTGATGGAAGCGTTTAGAATTAACCGGTTTGAGGCGCAGGAGACGTTCCTTTCTCCTGGCAACCATGCCAGTTGCATTTATTTTATCGAATCTGGTTTGGTAAGGGGAGCAATCGAAGGGCCAGTCGAAAAGTTAAGCACCTGGTTTAAGCGGGACGGCGACATCATTGTGCCGCACGGACTGGTCAACCAGCAACCAAGCGAGGAATATATCAGCGCGGTATTTAAGACCACCCTGATCGCCTTGCCGTTTAAAAATTTGCAAAAAATCAGCGAAACTGTACCCGAGGCTATGGAACTGATGATTTTGCTGATGGCGGAAACCGCCTCTGAGTTACATTACAGGGAAAAACTATTAAGGATACCGACGGCAAAAGACAGATATTCCTACCTTAATGCGAACGAAGATTTTATTCTAAAACGGGTGCCCCAATATCTTGTCGCGTCTTACCTGAATGTCACCAAAGAAACCTTTAGCCGACTGCATAAAGGTTTGCCCTATTGA
- a CDS encoding TlpA family protein disulfide reductase: protein MKKITMILSLVISVFTGFSQSKRTVLTGEFSHLKDKDTVRLLVYRYGEFPYSIKELRESYDGVVREKQFKINIPLTDDLPYECLLVIPRLRISGDIIIIKRGDQLHISGSDVVINALTGKGAEKTNVLRKLNEIWNSPALKAAAAAPNASGASGLPLLITASQNAFAAGNNYLNTQRGRLDNHSFKMLKAYINGMISEIANTLYWYSNVGYSQAQKDSIQTVLKNVWLPFKKRAYSSPDVETSLSDFYFSKNLATDYALKQVIDHQNFNALKDNSDLKEKYIYFKTHYSGLVREKMITFLILSAPKSNDVGYCYDDAKKIITNNSFKAALDKYCQCIPGSPAYNFTLLDSNKVIHHLTDYKGKILVFDFWFTGCGNCRELTPKLREVESRYANNSKVVFISISSDKNFNLWKNSIRDGIYTTSPQEINLYTSGNGIADPLYYKTNTYSAPTLKLVDANGNWCENPIDCRFDNGKDLIGKIDRLLNN, encoded by the coding sequence ATGAAAAAAATAACAATGATTTTATCGCTTGTCATAAGCGTTTTTACAGGATTTTCGCAAAGCAAACGAACCGTCCTTACTGGTGAGTTTTCACATTTGAAGGACAAGGATACTGTTCGCCTGTTAGTTTACAGGTACGGCGAATTTCCATATAGTATTAAGGAATTAAGGGAGAGTTATGACGGCGTTGTAAGGGAAAAACAATTTAAAATAAATATTCCCCTAACCGATGATCTTCCCTATGAATGCCTTTTGGTGATTCCTCGTCTACGGATCAGCGGCGATATCATCATTATAAAACGGGGCGACCAACTACATATAAGCGGCAGTGACGTTGTAATTAACGCCCTTACAGGGAAAGGTGCGGAAAAAACAAACGTGCTGCGAAAGCTAAACGAAATATGGAATTCTCCAGCATTAAAAGCAGCAGCAGCAGCCCCCAATGCTTCCGGGGCATCCGGCTTGCCGTTGCTTATTACCGCTTCTCAAAACGCTTTTGCCGCAGGCAATAATTATTTAAACACACAACGCGGGCGGCTTGATAACCACAGCTTTAAAATGTTAAAGGCCTATATAAACGGTATGATATCAGAAATTGCCAATACGCTTTACTGGTACTCTAATGTCGGTTACAGCCAGGCACAAAAAGATTCCATTCAGACTGTTTTAAAAAATGTTTGGCTTCCTTTTAAAAAACGGGCCTATAGCAGTCCTGATGTTGAAACTTCACTATCTGATTTTTATTTTAGTAAAAATCTCGCGACAGATTATGCCTTGAAACAGGTTATAGACCACCAAAATTTTAATGCACTTAAGGACAATTCGGACTTAAAAGAAAAGTACATTTATTTTAAAACTCATTATTCGGGACTGGTCAGGGAAAAGATGATTACGTTTCTTATATTATCTGCACCAAAATCCAACGACGTCGGTTACTGTTATGATGATGCCAAAAAAATTATAACCAATAATAGTTTTAAAGCGGCCCTTGATAAGTATTGTCAATGCATTCCGGGATCTCCAGCCTATAACTTCACTTTACTTGACTCCAACAAAGTCATCCATCATTTAACAGACTACAAAGGCAAAATTCTTGTTTTTGATTTTTGGTTTACAGGCTGCGGAAATTGTCGTGAACTGACCCCAAAGTTAAGGGAAGTGGAATCACGGTATGCAAACAATAGCAAAGTGGTGTTTATCAGTATAAGTTCGGATAAGAATTTTAATCTGTGGAAAAATAGCATCCGGGACGGGATTTATACAACGTCTCCGCAGGAAATCAACCTTTATACTTCAGGCAACGGCATCGCTGACCCTTTGTATTATAAAACAAATACTTATAGTGCCCCCACCTTAAAATTGGTTGATGCCAATGGAAACTGGTGTGAAAATCCAATAGACTGCCGGTTCGACAACGGGAAAGACCTCATCGGTAAGATTGATAGACTGTTAAATAACTAA
- a CDS encoding MerR family transcriptional regulator: MTVELITKDDLEQFRQSMLQDLKLLLTKRTEEPQKYLKSYQVKNMLKISGGTLHTLRANGTLKFTRIGHIIYYNYEDIMQLMDGTAKKAKK; encoded by the coding sequence ATGACAGTAGAGCTAATAACAAAGGACGATTTGGAACAATTCCGGCAATCGATGTTGCAGGATCTCAAATTGCTTTTAACCAAACGAACCGAAGAACCGCAGAAATATTTGAAAAGTTACCAGGTAAAAAATATGCTGAAGATATCAGGGGGAACCTTACACACTTTGCGCGCAAACGGCACTTTAAAGTTCACCCGGATCGGGCACATCATTTATTACAATTATGAGGATATTATGCAGCTCATGGACGGCACGGCAAAAAAGGCTAAAAAATAA
- a CDS encoding lanthionine synthetase LanC family protein: MEQPAFKPDGVTSTDAAESPLRSRPLVGYDFYLEKSGLDFISDGGYLRVGNFQSESGWVLYISIVKKQFALLFEAVLPFLNSANVTFFIPENAGVHSMILDGGLGLNQTGKVIIIQVSNKESLPIIAGQLVKSTEKFLGPAIPGAKLIGSCVYTEYRVSPPGTEGLKFDNDLRWPFKKISPEPLAKKTKWLKRKYLIASMIKGDIKGNVYKGLNFSQWSNIKWCIIKQGNANQCYDDADRTIRDRLEWQFHVQSALDGKVALPKVSDFFELERSTYLVMEFIEGNSLYDMFNGLQGGTAWFALETQNKIAIINYLLQTLDILGKFHSNGFIHRDLSPLNFMVTADNNVIAIDIELCFNYLTNQPNPAFTLGTPGYMSPEQIRSNIPCVEDDIYGIGGLILRAFTGLSPTKFNPDDKEKLYLDLMYHLQNQRIVTLICLCLDNDAGKRPTLDRIRHCLEVYSSTVLTESKGVNSNYKSEAEQNFVSMFTDVLLSYQKYPLLGKNSTWYAKSENEDNIISNEFKSYSWFPGFYSGTCGIVYLLALADHYGYDLSDNRDFLYSNLDLVTAYYQETMVPECGLLNGLSGFCVAKALLIKYDLFGRHIANFDNISSQLSQVNDQINLANGVAGQGIAMLLCADLLKFPAFASSAGNIANQLMREQHNDGSWSINKDNTSKKGVKHTGLFYGIAGITYFLLEYGVRYCSEESKAAATAALGWLLKNRRSENGRLIWSVNSNGQSVNPWLEYGFTGVAWLFIKASEILNDDAYYEAAKSALLSHPRFIASNYLSQANGLAGLGEVYLEAYRVSKEKEWFERASHIAAFLAHCAKIQEDGSTYWLDGSENLPTAGFMTGTGGILHFLLRFQHPEKIGFHLFSI; encoded by the coding sequence ATGGAACAGCCTGCTTTTAAACCTGATGGCGTGACTTCAACGGATGCTGCGGAAAGCCCGTTAAGAAGTCGTCCATTGGTGGGGTATGATTTTTATTTGGAAAAATCCGGTTTGGATTTTATCTCGGACGGAGGCTATTTGAGGGTTGGTAATTTTCAATCCGAAAGTGGCTGGGTATTATATATTTCCATAGTTAAAAAACAATTTGCCTTACTTTTCGAGGCAGTACTGCCTTTCCTGAACTCAGCGAATGTAACCTTTTTCATACCTGAAAATGCAGGCGTACATTCGATGATACTTGATGGTGGCCTGGGTTTAAACCAAACAGGAAAGGTAATCATTATCCAGGTGTCCAATAAGGAAAGTCTGCCCATAATCGCCGGACAACTGGTCAAGAGCACGGAAAAATTCCTGGGTCCAGCCATCCCCGGCGCAAAGCTGATAGGCAGCTGTGTCTATACTGAATATAGGGTATCCCCGCCTGGAACGGAAGGATTAAAATTTGACAATGATCTCAGATGGCCTTTCAAAAAAATATCCCCGGAACCACTTGCCAAAAAAACAAAATGGCTAAAAAGAAAATACCTCATCGCCAGTATGATTAAGGGTGACATTAAAGGAAATGTTTACAAGGGTCTGAATTTCAGCCAGTGGTCAAATATCAAATGGTGTATCATTAAGCAAGGAAATGCAAATCAATGTTACGATGATGCTGATAGAACGATCAGGGACAGGCTTGAATGGCAATTTCATGTTCAGTCTGCGCTGGATGGAAAGGTTGCTTTGCCAAAAGTTTCAGATTTTTTTGAATTGGAGAGGAGCACGTATTTAGTAATGGAGTTTATAGAGGGCAATTCTTTATACGATATGTTTAATGGTCTGCAGGGAGGAACCGCCTGGTTCGCATTGGAAACACAAAATAAAATAGCTATCATTAATTATCTCCTCCAAACGCTGGATATCCTCGGAAAATTTCATTCTAATGGATTCATTCACCGGGATTTAAGCCCTTTAAATTTTATGGTTACTGCTGACAATAACGTGATAGCGATAGATATAGAACTTTGTTTTAATTATTTGACAAATCAGCCCAATCCCGCATTCACCTTAGGCACTCCCGGTTATATGTCACCCGAACAAATCAGGTCGAACATACCTTGCGTAGAGGACGATATTTATGGCATTGGGGGATTGATACTCAGAGCCTTTACTGGTCTGTCACCCACAAAATTCAATCCGGATGATAAGGAAAAGTTATACCTGGATTTAATGTATCACCTGCAAAACCAAAGAATTGTCACACTAATTTGTTTATGCCTGGATAATGACGCGGGCAAACGACCCACGCTCGACAGGATAAGACATTGCCTGGAGGTCTATTCTTCCACCGTTTTAACTGAAAGCAAGGGCGTTAACTCAAATTATAAATCGGAAGCTGAGCAAAATTTCGTGAGCATGTTTACGGATGTTTTATTGTCTTATCAAAAATACCCGTTGTTAGGGAAAAATAGTACCTGGTATGCAAAGTCCGAAAACGAGGATAACATTATTTCAAATGAATTTAAAAGTTACTCCTGGTTTCCCGGTTTTTATTCGGGAACCTGCGGCATTGTTTACCTGCTTGCATTGGCTGACCATTACGGATATGACCTATCGGATAACCGCGATTTTCTTTATTCTAATTTAGACTTAGTGACTGCCTATTATCAAGAAACCATGGTGCCAGAATGTGGACTGTTGAATGGCTTGTCAGGGTTTTGTGTAGCTAAGGCTTTGTTGATTAAATATGATTTATTTGGAAGGCACATCGCTAATTTCGATAACATTTCCAGCCAGCTTTCGCAGGTCAACGATCAGATAAACCTCGCAAATGGCGTGGCGGGACAGGGAATAGCTATGCTGTTATGTGCGGACTTATTGAAATTCCCAGCTTTTGCATCATCTGCCGGCAATATCGCCAATCAACTGATGCGGGAGCAGCATAATGACGGTTCATGGTCGATTAATAAAGATAATACTTCTAAAAAGGGTGTAAAACATACCGGGTTATTTTATGGCATAGCTGGTATCACTTATTTCCTGCTGGAATACGGGGTTAGGTATTGTAGTGAAGAAAGTAAAGCCGCTGCCACAGCTGCATTAGGCTGGTTGCTAAAAAACAGACGGTCAGAAAATGGACGGCTGATATGGTCTGTAAATTCAAATGGCCAGTCTGTTAATCCCTGGCTGGAATATGGGTTTACCGGTGTAGCTTGGTTATTTATCAAAGCGTCTGAAATATTAAATGATGACGCTTATTACGAAGCCGCCAAATCAGCATTGTTAAGCCACCCTCGCTTTATCGCAAGTAATTATTTAAGCCAGGCTAATGGCTTAGCAGGTTTAGGCGAAGTCTACCTTGAAGCATACCGCGTATCTAAAGAAAAAGAATGGTTTGAAAGGGCATCACACATTGCGGCATTTTTAGCCCATTGCGCAAAGATACAGGAAGACGGCAGCACCTATTGGTTAGATGGCAGCGAAAATTTGCCGACCGCAGGTTTTATGACCGGTACCGGTGGCATACTGCATTTCTTATTACGGTTTCAACATCCGGAAAAAATTGGCTTCCATTTATTCTCAATTTAA
- a CDS encoding YncE family protein, translating to MAHLYKQGTSIYKNGSNIFRIGDKYTYTGTPVTTTTTSMRRIFWEPVNNRIYVPNATAGTVQVIDGVTLTTVATITGVSDASAVAVDIAKNRMYITDGSGTLYQYNPTTYAFIANLGSIGGGNGFSIDPVNNRAIGVTYGNPGTAFVIDTSTNTLVTSFAATTCYAVAHDPVLPQYYLIDGSGYCRVYDKATNGLLTSVYWGTYLIANIAFDPISQNNRFYAIQRDGGIKIINNTTLGIIGDVLGNGITGVTSWGIACDPTAANMRMVAPNNIAGKLQVITQSAL from the coding sequence ATGGCACATCTATATAAACAGGGAACGAGCATTTACAAAAATGGCTCTAACATCTTTCGCATAGGTGATAAGTACACCTATACAGGCACACCGGTTACCACCACCACTACCAGCATGAGGCGCATATTTTGGGAGCCGGTTAATAATCGCATTTACGTGCCTAATGCCACCGCCGGGACGGTACAAGTGATAGACGGTGTAACATTAACCACCGTGGCAACAATCACTGGGGTTTCAGATGCAAGCGCGGTTGCTGTTGATATTGCAAAGAACAGGATGTACATCACCGATGGCTCGGGAACGCTCTATCAATATAACCCTACAACTTATGCTTTTATAGCTAACCTTGGCAGTATTGGCGGCGGTAATGGGTTTAGCATAGACCCGGTAAATAACAGGGCCATTGGTGTCACCTATGGCAACCCTGGTACCGCTTTCGTCATAGACACAAGTACCAACACCCTCGTTACTTCGTTTGCGGCTACTACGTGCTACGCCGTGGCGCATGACCCAGTTTTACCTCAATATTACCTGATAGACGGCAGCGGCTATTGCAGGGTATATGATAAGGCCACCAACGGCCTTTTAACTTCTGTTTATTGGGGTACTTATTTAATCGCAAATATTGCGTTTGACCCTATATCTCAGAATAACAGGTTTTATGCCATTCAGCGGGACGGGGGAATTAAAATCATCAATAATACCACATTGGGGATTATCGGCGATGTGCTCGGTAATGGTATCACGGGAGTTACATCTTGGGGTATTGCCTGTGACCCAACCGCTGCAAATATGCGCATGGTAGCACCTAATAACATAGCTGGTAAACTACAGGTAATCACTCAATCAGCACTATAG
- a CDS encoding site-specific integrase: MKVNQELSILFWLWKAKQTSDGMVPIYVRITLNGLRDQFSSGKKIKAEYWNEETGFAIKACKDAATINTYITYTTRELEKCYNLLCEEHEDVTAKMLKDAYLFKPEPKPTLMQAFKVHNDEFAEKVSKGKGTKGTLGRYERLQRKVEAYLKKKFKASDINLDQIQYSFASGFYHYLLMQDIDENTSMKYVKTLKQVMAKAVNEGMIPQSAINNFKCTYKDPDRDYLEMDEIIKMYSKKISCQRIAEVRDVYVFCCFTGYAFETVYALEPENIFTGVDGGLWITKDRAKSGTEETVPLLPVALEIIEKYKRHPYCVNENKLLPVNSNQRFNSYLKELADICDINKLLTTHTARHTFATTITLENDVPIETVSKMLGHKDIRTTQIYAKMTKRKISNNMKVLHDKLFEINGSLKLAATA, translated from the coding sequence ATGAAAGTAAATCAGGAACTTTCAATCTTGTTCTGGCTTTGGAAAGCCAAACAAACCTCAGATGGGATGGTTCCCATCTATGTGCGGATTACCCTCAACGGGTTAAGGGATCAGTTCTCATCCGGCAAGAAAATCAAGGCAGAATACTGGAATGAAGAGACCGGATTCGCCATTAAAGCATGTAAAGATGCTGCAACGATCAATACCTATATCACTTATACTACCAGGGAGCTGGAAAAGTGCTATAATCTGCTTTGTGAAGAACATGAAGATGTCACCGCTAAAATGCTGAAAGATGCCTACCTGTTCAAACCAGAGCCTAAACCTACATTGATGCAGGCATTTAAAGTGCATAATGACGAGTTCGCAGAAAAGGTAAGCAAAGGCAAAGGAACAAAAGGAACACTGGGGCGCTATGAGCGCTTACAGCGAAAGGTGGAAGCCTACCTGAAAAAGAAGTTCAAAGCCTCAGACATTAACCTTGACCAAATCCAATATTCTTTCGCATCTGGTTTTTATCATTATTTATTGATGCAGGATATTGACGAAAACACATCCATGAAATACGTCAAAACCTTAAAACAGGTAATGGCGAAGGCCGTAAACGAAGGGATGATCCCTCAAAGTGCCATCAATAACTTTAAATGTACCTACAAAGACCCGGACCGCGATTACCTTGAAATGGATGAAATTATCAAAATGTACAGTAAGAAAATCAGCTGTCAGCGGATTGCCGAAGTCCGGGATGTCTATGTCTTCTGCTGTTTTACCGGCTATGCGTTTGAAACGGTGTATGCGCTTGAACCGGAAAATATCTTTACCGGTGTCGATGGCGGTTTGTGGATCACAAAAGATCGGGCCAAATCAGGTACAGAGGAAACCGTACCCCTATTGCCTGTTGCATTGGAGATCATCGAAAAATATAAACGCCACCCCTATTGCGTCAACGAAAATAAATTGCTGCCGGTCAACAGCAACCAGCGGTTTAATTCATATCTGAAAGAACTGGCAGATATTTGTGACATCAACAAATTACTGACCACCCATACCGCGCGCCATACTTTCGCCACTACAATTACTTTGGAAAATGACGTGCCTATAGAAACAGTAAGCAAGATGCTCGGTCATAAGGATATCCGTACAACACAGATCTATGCTAAGATGACCAAAAGGAAAATCAGCAACAATATGAAAGTTTTGCATGATAAGCTATTTGAAATAAATGGCTCACTTAAATTAGCTGCAACCGCCTAA
- a CDS encoding RteC domain-containing protein — MIIEAAKVRLVQLDEDLELFDEMGIPAGQKLNGKLNSIRQAIADLKALLNQQSFSSTDEEIQFFKYVKPQFIARQLFALDIFTIEAGKPVDTAEVVKSYFEQELKYTRKYYDQNKFMHQYYLLDGTELDALLFVRNTQPPGSLIPDVQGFDPQFSTAGDYVFARFITNERIQEFLTDRLYSPQEAETLSGITKRRVTLKWTGDAINLAEMAYGIWLTGQVNNGNAGITEIMGWLEVNFQVNIGRPFRRWQSISGRKRVSQVKYIDQMKAAILKRLDDENA, encoded by the coding sequence ATGATAATCGAAGCAGCAAAAGTACGTTTAGTGCAACTTGACGAAGACCTGGAATTATTTGATGAAATGGGAATTCCAGCAGGGCAAAAATTGAATGGTAAGCTCAACAGCATCAGGCAGGCAATTGCTGACCTGAAAGCATTGTTAAACCAGCAGTCCTTCTCTTCAACAGATGAGGAAATCCAGTTTTTTAAATATGTAAAACCGCAGTTCATCGCGCGGCAGTTATTTGCTTTGGATATTTTTACCATCGAAGCAGGTAAACCGGTTGATACGGCCGAAGTGGTTAAAAGTTATTTTGAACAGGAATTAAAATATACGAGGAAATATTATGACCAGAACAAATTTATGCATCAGTATTACCTGCTTGACGGCACTGAACTTGATGCTTTATTATTTGTCCGCAATACTCAGCCGCCAGGTTCGCTGATCCCCGATGTGCAGGGTTTTGATCCTCAATTTTCAACCGCCGGTGATTATGTATTCGCAAGGTTTATAACTAATGAGCGGATACAGGAATTTTTAACAGATCGCTTGTATAGTCCGCAAGAAGCCGAAACCTTGTCCGGCATAACTAAAAGGAGAGTGACATTAAAGTGGACGGGGGACGCTATTAACCTGGCGGAAATGGCTTATGGTATTTGGCTGACTGGCCAGGTCAATAATGGCAACGCCGGGATTACTGAAATTATGGGCTGGCTGGAGGTAAACTTTCAGGTAAACATAGGGCGACCATTCAGAAGGTGGCAATCTATCTCCGGCAGGAAGCGGGTGAGCCAGGTGAAATATATTGACCAGATGAAAGCCGCCATATTAAAACGTTTGGATGATGAGAACGCGTAA
- a CDS encoding MauE/DoxX family redox-associated membrane protein: MKKEIIADILVTLIFMMFLYAAFSKYFDFSGFKRAMGNQPFPVWLSQLLVIVLPPAEVITATLLLFEKTRKSGLIATIILMITFTFYIIAILLHLYPAEPCTCGGIIRLLTWKQHLLFNLFFIAIAVISLKITPGKRQEIARSARSSL; the protein is encoded by the coding sequence ATGAAAAAGGAAATAATAGCAGATATCTTGGTTACACTCATTTTTATGATGTTCCTGTATGCCGCATTCAGTAAATACTTTGATTTCTCAGGATTCAAAAGAGCAATGGGTAATCAACCTTTTCCCGTATGGCTCAGTCAACTACTGGTTATTGTTCTTCCCCCGGCTGAAGTTATAACGGCAACTTTGCTGCTCTTCGAAAAGACCAGGAAATCCGGTCTGATCGCGACCATTATCCTTATGATTACGTTTACCTTTTATATTATAGCCATCTTACTGCATTTATATCCGGCAGAACCTTGTACCTGTGGTGGGATCATCAGGCTGCTGACCTGGAAGCAACATCTGTTATTCAACCTTTTTTTCATAGCGATTGCGGTTATCAGTTTAAAAATAACCCCTGGGAAACGACAGGAAATAGCCCGCTCTGCTAGAAGTTCACTGTAA
- a CDS encoding WD40/YVTN/BNR-like repeat-containing protein, with product MRKFYYFSFIVCLLLIPNILRAQKIAILDQGKRTSIRGLSVVDDHIAWISGSAGYIATTTDAGKTWNWQQIKGYEKADFRDIEAFSDKEAIILSSGTPALILKTTDGGATWDLKYKNDDKAYFLDAMDFADKKHGFILGDPINNKFLLLETTDAGETWHPFSNQPDALPGEAAFAASGTCLRVDTKSNITIVSGGKVARRINKKPSAAEWVADNLPITHGPESNGAFSISSNNTVVVGGNYSKDKTKDSVSCSLIKKGVYELSTTPPAGYQSCVENIKGNIYLSTGTSGSNFSTDGGLNWAQIDTNSFNVCRKAKNGKLVLLAGDRGKIAIFRP from the coding sequence ATGCGCAAATTCTACTATTTTTCCTTCATCGTTTGTTTATTGCTCATTCCCAATATTCTACGGGCGCAAAAAATCGCGATACTGGATCAGGGCAAGCGGACAAGCATCCGCGGTCTATCGGTTGTTGATGATCATATAGCCTGGATCAGTGGAAGCGCAGGATACATTGCCACCACTACCGATGCCGGCAAAACATGGAACTGGCAGCAAATAAAAGGTTACGAGAAAGCCGATTTTAGAGATATTGAAGCTTTTTCGGACAAGGAAGCGATTATTTTAAGTTCGGGTACGCCGGCGCTTATACTAAAAACCACCGATGGAGGCGCTACCTGGGATTTAAAATATAAGAATGACGATAAGGCTTATTTTTTAGATGCCATGGATTTTGCCGATAAAAAACACGGCTTTATCCTGGGAGACCCGATCAACAATAAATTCCTGCTATTGGAAACAACTGATGCGGGCGAAACCTGGCACCCTTTCAGCAACCAACCCGATGCACTGCCCGGTGAAGCCGCTTTTGCAGCCAGCGGAACTTGTTTAAGAGTTGATACGAAAAGCAATATTACTATAGTAAGTGGTGGCAAGGTAGCAAGGCGTATAAATAAAAAGCCCTCAGCAGCGGAATGGGTTGCCGATAACTTGCCCATTACACACGGCCCCGAGAGCAATGGCGCATTTTCCATATCATCCAATAATACCGTTGTGGTTGGCGGCAATTATTCAAAAGATAAAACCAAAGATTCGGTTAGCTGTAGTTTGATTAAAAAGGGTGTATATGAGTTAAGTACTACTCCTCCTGCTGGTTATCAGTCGTGTGTAGAAAACATAAAAGGTAATATTTATCTGTCAACAGGCACTTCGGGCAGCAATTTTTCTACCGATGGCGGGCTTAACTGGGCACAGATCGATACCAACAGCTTTAACGTTTGCCGCAAGGCAAAAAACGGCAAACTGGTATTATTAGCTGGCGACAGGGGCAAAATAGCGATCTTCAGACCATAG
- a CDS encoding tyrosine-type recombinase/integrase, whose protein sequence is MAAEKSGVKNGVPFGAFRQMCMARRKAKPHYKTPTVIRNKDGDWYIQYYYEHPMRPGEWKPFKLREGLNYIKDESEKETEFNYLRQDVEDWLKAGNSPFDTYDDVLAQIEAMEAEIAADELAKNGWKIEHAEREFIKNITYRGLTPNTINTYKRYVRAFRTWCLENEYQDVPLSKMTEFDLEEFLNEWAEVKNWQGRTFNNYLEFYGSFFDKCQGLERRENRRNGIEGAVVYLIDTKDIELRIVTPERNKPFNPELFELIKSAAKEPGREMLYDYLEWIFYSHMRPDEIRHLKVESIDTRARQIRFVGKTGDRLVPINNGLMGVIRRRGLIDHPQDSFVFGRMGKPGQQRMSVAYFLDQFAEVKRDIGSRTKLGPYNMKHTSVQRMKLAGLSDDEIMLQTGHKTLEAFRAYLADFYIDNGDKMKGATIEF, encoded by the coding sequence ATGGCCGCTGAAAAAAGCGGTGTAAAAAACGGTGTACCCTTTGGGGCATTCCGTCAAATGTGTATGGCCCGTCGTAAAGCTAAACCTCACTACAAAACCCCTACCGTTATCCGCAATAAGGATGGCGATTGGTACATCCAATATTACTACGAACACCCCATGCGCCCGGGTGAATGGAAACCTTTTAAACTTCGCGAGGGCCTGAATTATATTAAAGACGAATCGGAAAAGGAAACCGAGTTTAATTATTTGCGCCAGGATGTAGAAGACTGGCTTAAAGCCGGTAATAGTCCCTTTGATACCTACGACGATGTATTAGCGCAGATCGAAGCAATGGAAGCCGAAATTGCTGCCGATGAATTAGCGAAAAACGGCTGGAAAATTGAGCACGCGGAAAGAGAATTTATTAAAAACATTACTTACAGGGGCTTAACGCCTAATACCATAAACACTTATAAGCGATACGTTCGTGCTTTCCGTACCTGGTGCCTTGAAAATGAATATCAAGATGTGCCGCTATCAAAGATGACTGAGTTTGATCTTGAAGAATTTCTGAATGAATGGGCTGAGGTAAAGAATTGGCAGGGGCGAACTTTTAATAATTACCTCGAATTTTACGGCAGCTTTTTTGATAAATGCCAGGGACTTGAGCGCCGGGAAAATCGCCGTAATGGAATAGAAGGGGCGGTAGTTTACCTGATCGATACGAAAGATATTGAACTAAGAATAGTTACACCCGAACGAAATAAGCCCTTTAACCCGGAACTGTTTGAATTAATTAAGTCTGCCGCAAAAGAGCCAGGCCGGGAAATGCTTTACGATTATTTGGAGTGGATATTTTACAGTCATATGCGCCCCGATGAGATCAGGCATTTAAAGGTTGAAAGCATAGATACCAGGGCGCGGCAGATACGCTTTGTGGGTAAGACAGGCGACCGCCTGGTGCCTATAAATAACGGTTTAATGGGCGTGATTAGGCGGCGCGGTTTGATAGATCATCCGCAGGATAGCTTTGTGTTTGGAAGGATGGGAAAGCCAGGCCAGCAACGGATGAGCGTGGCCTATTTTTTAGATCAGTTTGCCGAGGTCAAAAGGGATATAGGCAGTAGAACTAAATTAGGGCCGTATAATATGAAGCATACATCTGTACAGCGGATGAAGTTAGCCGGGTTAAGTGATGATGAGATTATGCTACAAACAGGACATAAAACTTTGGAAGCCTTCCGGGCTTACCTGGCTGATTTTTATATTGACAACGGGGATAAGATGAAAGGCGCGACTATAGAATTTTAA